From the Anguilla anguilla isolate fAngAng1 chromosome 8, fAngAng1.pri, whole genome shotgun sequence genome, one window contains:
- the LOC118234351 gene encoding probable ATP-dependent RNA helicase ddx6, which produces MATARTENLASVVVGLNGQMRGQPKPASPQPGPFALGSQPGKAPGAPPKDGIGAQDGGGIRFGDDWKKNLQLPPKDTRMRTSDVTATKGNEFEDYCLKRELLMGIFEMGWEKPSPIQEESIPIALSGRDILARAKNGTGKSGAYLIPLLERIDLKKDFIQAMVMVPTRELALQVSQISIQVSKHLGGVKVMATTGGTNLRDDIMRLDETVHVVIATPGRILDLIKKGVAKVDRVQIMVMDEADKLLSQDFVVLIEDIISFLAKGRQILLYSATFPISVQKFMAKHLQKPYEINLMDELTLKGITQYYAYVTERQKVHCLNTLFSRLQINQSIIFCNSTQRVELLAKKITQLGYSCFYIHAKMMQEYRNRVFHDFRNGLCRNLVSTDLFTRGIDIQAVNVVINFDFPKNAETYLHRIGRSGRYGHLGLAINLITSEDRFNLKATEDQLVTDIKPIPGSIDKSLYVAEFHSADAEAEAAGAEPEAAEAEAEPVAAEAEPQAALLQES; this is translated from the exons ATGGCTACCGCAAGAACGGAGAACCTCGCCTCTGTGGTCGTGGGGCTGAACGGGCAAATGAGGGGGCAGCCCAAACCAGCTTCCCCTCAGCCGGGACCCTTTGCACTCGGCTCACAGCCGGGGAAGGCCCCAGGTGCTCCTCCAAAAGATGGTATTGGCGCACAGGATGGCGGTGGCATCAG GTTTGGCGATGACTGGAAGAAGAACCTGCAGCTGCCTCCTAAAGATACTCGAATGAGAACTTCA gatgtGACCGCTACGAAGGGTAACGAGTTTGAGGACTACTGCCTGAAGCGGGAGCTCCTGATGGGCATCTTCGAGATGGGCTGGGAGAAGCCCTCCCCCATCCAG gaGGAGAGCATCCCCATCGCGCTGTCCGGCAGGGACATTTTGGCCCGGGCCAAGAACGGCACGGGGAAGAGCGGCGCCTATCTCATCCCCTTACTGGAGAGGATAGACCTGAAGAAGGACTTCATACAGG CGATGGTGATGGTGCCCACTCGGGAGCTGGCCCTGCAGGTCAGCCAGATCAGCATCCAGGTCAGCAAGCATCTGGGCGGGGTCAAGGTCATGGCCACCACGGGGGGCACCAACCTGAGGGACGACATCATGCGGCTGGACGAGACCG TGCATGTGGTGATCGCCACCCCAGGCAGAATCCTGGACCTGATAAAGAAGGGCGTGGCCAAAGTGGACAGGGTGCAGATAATGGTGATGGATGAG GCCGATAAGCTGCTGTCTCAGGACTTCGTGGTCCTGATCGAGGACATCATCAGCTTCCTGGCCAAGGGCCGGCAGATCCTGCTCTACTCGGCCACCTTCCCCATCAGCGTGCAGAAGTTCATG gccAAGCACCTCCAGAAGCCCTATGAGATTAACCTGATGGACGAGCTCACGCTGAAGGGCATCACCCAGTACTACGCCTACGTCACCGAGAGGCAGAAAGTGCACTGCCTGAACACGCTCTTCTCCAGG CTGCAGATTAACCAGTCCATCATTTTCTGTAACTCCACCCAGAGGGTGGAGCTCCTGGCCAAGAAGATCACTCAGCTGGGCTACTCCTGCTTCTACATCCATGCCAAGATGATGCAG GAGTACAGGAACCGCGTGTTCCATGACTTCAGGAACGGGCTCTGTAGGAACCTCGTAAGCACAG ATCTGTTCACCAGGGGCATCGACATCCAGGCTGTGAACGTGGTCATCAACTTTGACTTCCCCAAGAATGCAGAGACCTACCTGCACCGCATCGGGAGatcag ggaGGTATGGTCACCTGGGCCTGGCCATCAACCTCATCACCTCTGAGGACCGCTTCAACCTGAAGGCCACCGAGGACCAGCTGGTCACCGACATCAAGCCCATCCCCGGCAGCATCGACAAGAGCCTGTACGTGGCCGAGTTCCACTCCGCCGACGCCGAGGCGGAGGccgcgggggcggagcctgaggccgcggaggcggaggcggagcctgTGGCAGCGGAGGCGGAGCCTCAGGCCGCGCTGCTTCAGGAGTCCTGA